In Bacteroidota bacterium, the sequence GAAAGGAGTTGGCTCTGGAACTGGAAGAAAAAGGATACGACTGGATCAAGAAAGAGTTGAGTCTTTCCTGAAAAACAAGATGAAAGGACAGAATCATGGCAGGAAATCCAAACACCATACTATACGGACAATTGCTTGATGCATTTAGCGAGCATCGTGAGAGCATCCTGGCCGGCAATCCTGCTCCAGTTGCCGAAATAAGGTCAAAGGCGATTGAGAGTTTCCGGAAGCAGGGGTTCCCTACAAACCGGATGGAAAACTGGCGAAACACTGATCTTTCCCCGACCTTGTCAAAGACATATAAAATGCTCTTTGATCCAACAAAGGAAGACATCAACCTCAGCAATATTTTCCGTTGCCGTATCCACGATCTTGATACCGATCAGATTTCCCTGATGAATGGTTGGTATATCCGGGAAGGAGGCATGCTGGAAGAGCATCCCAACGGTATGATCAGCGGGAGCCTTGCTGCAGCTATGAAAAAATATCCGGAGCTTGTAGCAGAACATTTTTCAAGGTATGCCAATCCTGACAAGGACGGTTTCACCGCGTTGAACACGGCATTCGCCCAGGACGGATTCTTTTTATATATCCCTGATAACGTGGAAGTGGATACCCCCATTCAGATGGTCAGTATCATCAACTGGAATGAAGACCTGATGGTTCAAACACGGAATCTGATCATTCTGGGAAAGAACAGCAGGCTAACCCTGGTACATTGCGATGACAGCACCAACCAACAGGCTATCTTCAAGAATTCTGTCACAGAAGTACATATGGCAGAAGACTCGGTACTTGACCATTACAAGTTACAGAATCTGAACAATCAGTCATCGCTGATCAACTCTACATTTTTTCATCAGGAAGCAGGTAGCCGGCTCACATCCAATCTTGTCACACTAAACGGAGGACTGTTGCGCAATTACACGCAAGTAACGCTGAACGGACGGGGAGCAGGAGCCGATATTTACGGGGTATATCTGATGGACCGCAATCAGCACATCGACAACCAGGTATATGTCGACCACGCCCAGCCCGACTGTTATAGCAACGAACTTTTCAAAGGCATACTCGATGAGGAGGCCAGTGCTGTTTTCAACGGGCATATCCTGGTAAGAAAAGACGCACAGCGTACCAATGCCTACCAGAACAACCGTAACATTCTGATGACTGACACGGCCAGGGCCAATGCCAAACCATTCCTGGAAATTTACGCCGATGATGTGAAATGCAGCCACGGGGCCACTGTTGGGCAGCTTGACCCACAGCAATTGTTTTACCTGCGCAGTCGTGGAATATGTGAAGCCAATGCAAGATTATTGCTTTTATATGCCTTTACTGCAGAAGTTATCAGCAAGATATCCATTCATCCACTTCGGGAACGTATTGATGACATGGTAAAGCAACGCCTTAGGGGAGAACTGGCTATTTGTGATACCTGTGCATTACATTGCGAAGGTCCCAAAAAAGAAATTATTTTTGACATCGATATGAGTAAAATTTAATAACAGCACTGTGTCGTTCGATATTCAAAAAATTCGCTCTCAATTTCCTATTCTGGAAGAGAAAATCAATGGTTATCCCCTGGTTTATTTCGACAATGCCGCCACTACTCAGAAACCTTTACGGGTAATACAAAGGTTGGTGGATTATTACTCCAGGGAAAACTGCAATATTCACCGTGGGGTTCATTTCCTCAGCCAGGAAGCAACCCGTGCCTTTGAGGAAACAAGGGAAAAAGTGAGGCAGTTTGTCAATGCCGGTAAGAAGGAAGAGATCATTTTCACAAAGGGAACTACCGAGGCCATCAATATGGTTGCTTCCAGTTTTGGCAACAAGTCTTTGCAGGAAGGTGACGAAGTACTCATTTCGGCTATGGAACACCATTCCAACCTGGTACCCTGGCAGTTTGCCTGTAATCACAGGAAGGCGCATCTTAAGATCATCCCCATCAATTTCCGGGGAGAGATCATCATGGAGGAATATATAAAAATGCTGGGTCCCAAGACAAAGATTGTAGCGCTGGCTCATGTATCCAATGCCCTGGGTACCATTAACCCGGTGAAGGAGATGATATCTCTTGCGCATGAAAAAGGTATCCCGGTATTAATTGACGGAGCGCAGGCTTCTGCGCACCTGAAGGTTGATGTAAGCGACCTGGATTGTGATTTTTATTGTTTTTCAGGACATAAGATGTATGCCCCTATGGGAGCCGGGGTACTTTACGGCAAGGAAAAACTCCTTAATTTCATGGATCCTTACCAGGGAGGTGGTGAAATGGTTGATACGGTTACTTTCGAGGAAACCATTTATAATGAGATACCCTTCAAATTTGAAGCCGGGACCCCAAATGTTGAGAGCATACTTGGATTGGGTGAGGCCATTGATTTCCTCTGTGAGACAGGCCTTGAAGAAGCCGCGCATTACGAAAACAAATTGCTTGATTACGCCACAGGCAAACTGAATGAGATCGAAGGACTGGAAATTTACGGCAGGGCTGAAAAAAAATCATCCATACTTTCCTTTCTGCTTGAAGACATCCACCCTTACGATACAGGAGCTATCCTCGATCAGATGGGCATTGCAGTACGTACCGGGCACCACTGTGCCCAACCCGTTATGGACTGGTTCAATATACCTGGAACGGTGAGGGTTTCATTAGCGCTTTATAATACACATGAAGAAATAGACCGCCTGGTTAACGGGTTATTTCAGGTAAAAAAAATGCTGGGATAAATTATGGAAGAAGACATAAGGAATAATATAAAGCAGATCATTGAAGATTTTTCAGGATTTGATGACTGGATGGATAAATACAATCTTTTGATTGAGATGGGAAAAAGCATCCCGCTGATCCCTCCTCAGTTCAAGAACAAAAGCAACCTCATTTCCGGTTGTCAGTCGAGGGTCTGGCTGCATGCCAAATACGATAGCGGCCGGGTATATTTTTTTGCCGACAGCGATGCCGTGATCACCAGAGGGATAATCAGTCTTCTTATTAAGGCCCTTGACGGCAAAACACCCGACGAGATTCTCAATACGGAGCTGGACTTCATCGATAAGATCGGATTGAAAGATCATCTCTCCCCTACCCGTTCCAACGGTCTTGTATCCATGATCAAACAAATGAAGTTGTATGCCCTCGCGTTCAAAGCCAAAGAACAATCGGAGGAGAAAAAATCATGAGCATGGCGAATAAAAGAGAACTTGAACTGAAGATCGTTGAAACGCTTCGAAATGTTTTTGACCCGGAGATCCCTGTCAATATTTACGATTTGGGCATGATCTATGAGATCCGTATCAATGACGAAGGCCATGCATTTATCCTGATGACCCTGACCAGTCCGAACTGCCCCGTAGCCGATTCGCTCCCACAGGAAGTAAAAGAAAAGATCAATGACATCCCGGGATTAACGAGCGCAGAGGTGGAGATTACCTTTGAACCGCCCTGGTCTCAGGACATGATGTCGGAAGAGGCCAAACTCGAACTGGGATTTCTTTGATGAGCGGATTGAATATCCGTAAGCTTATCCTGAAAATTTATAATTTTGTCTTCCTTAAAAAGAACGTAACGTGCCCGGAAAACTGCTTAGCAGGATCAATGATCCATCGGACCTGAGAAAGCTCAAGGAAGAAGAGTTACCGGAGTTATGCCGGGAGATCCGTGAATTTATCATCGACGAGATCTCGCATAACCCGGGTCATCTTGGATCCAGTCTGGGTGCTGTTGAGCAGGCGGTGGCCATTCATTATGTATTCGACACGCCCTACGACAAGCTGATCTGGGATGTAGGACATCAGGCTTACGCACATAAAATACTTACGGGCCGAAAGGATGTATTTCATACCAACCGCACCCTGGGTGGTATAAGCGGTTTCCCTAAAATAAAAGAAAGCGAATACGATGCTTTTGGCACGGGACATTCCTCCACATCTATCTCTGCCGCGTTGGGGATGGCCGTTGCGGCCAAGCTTGTCGACAACAACGGGCGCCAGCATATCGCTGTGATCGGCGATGGTGCGATGACGGGAGGGATGGCCATGGAAGCACTCAATAATACCGGTGTGAGCAAATCCAATATCCTGGTCATCCTGAACGATAATGGCATAGCCATCGACAATAATGTTGGGGCCATGCGGGAATACCTGGTGGATATCACCACTTCCAAAGCCTATAACAAGCTAAAAGACAAGGTCTGGTACCTGTTGGGAGGCGGCACCAAATATGGGAAAAACACCCGTGCCATCGTCCGCCAGATTTCCAACGCCTTCAAATCCACCCTGCTGAACAAGAGCAATCTGTTCGAAGCATTCGGGTTTCGTTATTTCGGGCCCATCGACGGGCATGATGTGATCCATCTGGTAAAGATCCTGAAAGACCTGAAGCGGATACAAGGCCCGAAACTATTGCATGTGATCACCACCAAGGGTAAAGGATTAAAGCAGGCAGAAGAGAACCAGACACAATACCATTCCCCGGGCAAATTCGACCGCAACACAGGCGAGATCATAAAAAATCCCTGTCCCGAAAAACAACCGCCAAAATATCAGACGGTTTTCGGGCGGACTATTGTGGAGCTGGCCGAACAGAACGACCGCATCGTAGGGATAACCCCGGCCATGCCTACGGGCAGTTCGTTGAACATCATGATGGAGAAGATGCCCGACCGGGCATTCGATGTAGGCATAGCGGAACAGCACGCCGTGACCTTTTCCGCCGGTTTGGCGGCCCACGGCATGATCCCTTTCTGCAATATTTACTCCACCTTCATGCAAAGGGCTTACGATCAGCTTATACACGATGTTGCCCTGCAGGAACTGCATGTGGTATTTTGCCTCGATCGTGGAGGTATCGTGGGTGAAGACGGGGCAACCCACCAGGGTGTATTCGATCTGGCATACCTGCGAGCTATACCCAATATCACCATTGCCTCCCCCATGAATGAGGAAGAGCTGCGAAACATGATGTACACAGCGCAGTTACCCGAATCCAGGACTTTTGCCATCCGCTATCCCAAAGGAAGAGGAGTGATGACCGAATGGAAAACCTCTTTCAGTAAATTGGAACCCGGAAAAGGAAGAAAAATAAGGAATGGCAAAGACATTGCCGTTATCAGTATCGGTCATCCGGGGAATTTCGTGGTGAGCGCCGCGCAAATCCTGGAAAAGGATAACATCAGCATTGCACATTACGATATGCGTTACCTCAAGCCCATCGATGAAGATATCCTCAGAGAGGTGTGTGAAAACTTTGAAAATGTGATAACTGTAGAAGACGGAACCATTGTCGGCGGCCTGGGCAGCACGGTGTTGGAATACATGGCTGACCATGGATGCATGAAAAATCTGAGACGACTTGGAGTGGCGGATAAATTCCTCGAACAAGGCTCACAGGAAGAACTATACCGTATTTGCGGTTTTGATCCAGAAGGTATAGCCCGGGCTGTGAAAGAAATGTTGCACAAAAAATAAACGGATGAAATTTTTCCTGAAGCTTATTTTTCTGTTTTCCTTACATTCTTTCTCCCTTCTTTCCCAAGCACAGGATGCGATCAAGCCATCGCAGCAAGATGAAATGGTAAGGATTGAGATCCCGCCTATCGTCATGAAGAATATCCCGGTTGAGATTAAGGTGATAGCCGACACAAGCATAGTCAGAAGCCTGAAGGATACGGTTATCACTGCTATCGCCGGAGGGAAAAACATAGAATTGCAATTCAAAGGTGGTACGGCACTTTTTCGTCATACATTTCACCATAAAGAGGAAGTGGTCATTCAGTCGGATGAGTTCACCGCGCATAAAACAGTCACCCCTATCCCTCTTTGGATGTCGATACTCCCACCATTGATCGCCATCCTGTTTGCCCTGATGTTCAGGGAAGTCTTTTCCGCCTTATTCATTGGATTGCTGGTAGGTACTACCCTGATAGCGTGGTATCAGGGAAGCAGTTTCATCATTGCCATATTTCAGGGAGTCTTCATGCTTGTCGATACGTATATTCTCCAGGCACTTTTCGACACAGATCATCTATCGATCATTATTTTTTCCATGATGATTGGCGGCATGGTAAACCTGATCACACGTAACGGCGGGATGAAGGGAGTAGTGAATATTCTTTCCCGTTATGCCACCACCTCACGTTCCGGGCAATTTGTTACCTGGCTGATGGGCATCCTGATTTTTTTTGACGACTATGCCAACACGCTGGTGGTAGGCAATACGATGCGCCCCATGACCGACAGGCTGCGTATTTCACGGGAAAAGCTCGCTTACCTGGTTGACTCCACAGCCGCACCTGTAGCAGCCATCGCCTTTGTTACAACATGGATCGGGGCAGAGCTTAGTTATATTCAGGATGGGATTGATACCCTGGGATTGAACCAGACACCATACTCTGTATTTATTAATTCACTCGCTTATTCATTTTACCCGGTTTTCACCCTTGTATTTATACTGTTCCTGATTGCCCGCAAGTCGGATTACGGTCCAATGTTTAAGGCAGAACAGTATGTCAGAAGAACCGGTGAGATCCGCAACGACAGTGCCAATACTTTTTCCAATAACCTGAATGAGCTGGAAGTTGCGGAAAATATCAGGGCACGATGGTTCAACGCAGTGATCCCCGTTCTGGTGATCATCGTCGGCACAGTATCAGGATTGCTTTACACGGGATGGGATTCCACATTATGGAACAATCCCGACATAGGCTATGCACATAAGGTGTCATTAATCATCGGGGAATCGGATTCCTATAAAGCATTATTATGGTCTTCATTGTCGGGTGTGCTTGTAGCACTATTGCTTACCTTATCTCAAAGGATCATGACCCTGAAAAACAGCATCGACAGTCTGATCAACGGGTTCCGTACCATGCTGACAGCCATTCTGATCCTTGTGTTGGCATGGTCCATTGCATTGGTAACGGAGCATCTTCACACGGCCGATTTCATATCTAATACCATGCTGGAGATAGCCTTATCGCCGTATCTTGTCCCGGCACTGACCTTCATCCTCGCAGCTCTGGTATCATTTTCCACGGGTTCATCCTGGGGTACCATGGCCATATTATACCCATTGATATTGCCGGCATCCTGGCTTATTGCAAAAGATTGGGGGCTGGACCACGGAACCTGTCTGGCTATTTTCTATAATGTCGTCTCTGCTGTACTCGCGGGATCTGTTCTGGGTGATCATTGCTCTCCCATATCCGATACCACCATCCTGAGTTCCCTTGCCAGTTCCTGTAATCATATTGAACATGTAAGAACACAACTACCTTATGCTCTGACTGTTGGGGTTGTTTCAATCGTGGCAGGGACCATTCCCGCAGCATATGGAGTGCCATCATGGATATTATTCCCTGCAGGCCTGGTAATCCTTTATCTGGTAGTCAGACTGGCGGGCAGGAAAACAGAAGTCTTCAAACTGGAAGAGAATCATTATAAATAGTAGAAATATCCTGTCATTTTAATAGGATTTTCATATTTTTCTTCATATATTTGTTTACCAACTTACTAAGCCGGACTTAATTAAAAAAGCAAATCATAACCAGATATTATGAAATCCATTTCTTTTGCAGTTCAGTCACCCGTAGAACTTGAAAAGAAACTTAAGGAACTCATACCGCAGGCTATCCGTCCTACGCTGGCTATTTCTTTTTGCTCGGTAAAAACCGGCATCAGGGAGGTGGCAGGGATATTCGGATCAGCCGGCATACCGGTATTCGGTTCCAGTTCCTGCGGGGAGATACTGGCCGGTACTGACGATCAGGCCATTTACGAACAATCAATAGTAGTCAGTTTAATAGAAATCGCAGAGGCGCATTTCAGGTTAAAAGCTTTCTCCCAGGAAGAAACAGGCTCCTTTTCCATGGGGGAACAAATAGGCCATTGGGCCGGTAAAACCTTTGATAATCCTGTGGTTCTCATCGTAGCCAGCGGATTAAAGACCGACGGGCAGCAGCTTGTGAAAGGCATCCTGGAAAAAGCGGGAAAACAAACCGTGATGTTTGGGGGTCTTGCCGGAGATGACGGTCTTTTTGAAAAGACTTTTGTTTTTTCTGATACGGAGATCCTGGACAATGGCGCCAATGTTTTGGTGCTTGATGGCGATCATATTATAGTCAACGGTCTTGCAACCAGCGGATGGATAGGACTGGGAAAAGACCTTACGGTGACCCGTTCCGAAGGGAATATCGTTTATTCGATTGATAACGAACCTGCCCTGGAAGTATACAAGAAGTATCTGAATGTCAGAGACGAAGACCTTCCGGCGATCGGGGTTGAGTACCCGTTAATGATCAGACGCTCGGAAACGGATCATAGCTTAAGGGCTGTGATGGAAGTGGAAAAGAAAAACAAGGCTCTGATCTTTGCCGGCACAGTACCCCAAGGTTCCATCGTCCGCTTTTCCAGCTCTCCAGGCTTTGAGGTTATGGAAACCACCAAAGAAAAGATCTATGATTTTTTCCTGGAAAACCCCGAAACGGATATCCTGTTGATCTTTTCCTGCATGGCCAGGCACCTTGCGCTGGGCCCCGTGATCACCGAGGAACTAACGTATGCCACTGAATTATGGAAGACTCCCATGACCGGCTTTTTTACCTACGGGGAAATTGGCACCAACAAGAATAAAACCTGCGATTTTTACAACCAGACGTACACTTTGGTCGTAATAAAGGAAAAATAAAGTCTTAAAGCACAGGATGATGATGGAGAGCGCCCTGGAAAAACTAATGAATTCCATTGCATCGCTTGAAAATGCAGATGATTTCCTGCATGCGAAGGAGGTAGTTATGCAACATATCCGCCGTATTCAGCAGGAAGGCCAGATCCTGAATTTCAAGTATGAAAGGCTGCTGAAAGACAAGGATGTGCTCAGTTCGCTACTAAAGCGCACAACCGATGATCTGAATGAGGTTTTGTCGGAACTGAGAAACCGGGCTGAAGAGCTGGATACATTGCTCTCGACTATACCTGCTTTCGTATATTTCAAAGACAGAAACCTCAGGTACATTCATGTGAATAAGACCTTCGCCGACTTTGTAGGGATCCCGCTGCAAAAGATCATTGGAAAATCTGTTGAGGAAATTTTACCCCAGTATAAAGGGAAACAGTATTCATATACCGAACTGGAAAAGAATGTAATAAAAGAAGGTATTCCAAGATATAATATTGATGAGATACTCCAACAGGGGAATAAAACTGTTTTTCTCAGCACCAATCTGGCACCGTACCGCGACAACCAGGGGAATATTTCCGGGCTGGTGGGTATTTCATGGGATATCACGGAGCGTAAGAATTATGAGACAGAGCTAAGAAAAGCCAAAGAACAGGCGGAAGCGGGAACCAAGGCAAAAAGTGAATTCCTGGCAAATATGTCGCACGAGATCCGTACTCCCATGAATGGTATCATCGGTATGGCCGGGATCCTGAGCCAAAGCAATCTGAGCAATGATCAACGGGAAAACCTCGACATTCTGGTTTCTTCTACCAAAAGCCTGCTGTCTCTCGTCAACGACATCCTGGATATTTCAAAAATTGAAGCAGGAAAAGTGGAGCTCGACCATATTCGTTTTTACCCTGAAGAGATATTAAAGGACATCGAGAACATCCTGAAGATCAGAGCTGGTGAGAAAAACCTCGAGTTAAAGACAGAGCTTGACCCATGTATGCCGGTAGCTCTGGAAGGTGATCCCTTCCGACTAAAGCAGGTCATCCTGAACCTGGCCAATAACGCGGTAAAATTCACACAAGAGGGATTTGTGCACATCAGGATCAGGTGTCTGCAAAAGGACTTGAAAAGAGTAACCATTTGCTGTGAGGTTGAAGACTCGGGTATTGGTATACCTATGGAGAGGCAGGGAAATATTTTCGAGTTGTTCACCCAGGTTGACGCTTCCACTACAAAAATCTACGGTGGGACAGGTTTGGGTTTATCAATAGCAAAGCAACTTGTTCACCTCATGGGCGGTAAAATCAGTGTTGAGAGCCATCCGGGAAAGGGCTCAATGTTCTGGTTCACCCTTCCCCTTTCGATTGGCAAAGAGGAAAAAACGGTTTCGCCGGAACCTGCAATAGCTGTTAATACATCCACACAAAATAAATCACTGAAAATACTCCTGGCCGAAGACAATGAAGTGAACCAGAAAATCATCCAATTCAGCCTGAACCGGGAAGGTCATAAGGTTGAAATTGCTAAAAACGGACAGGAAGCTATTGAGCGTTACAGTGTTAATCATTATGATCTGGTTCTGATGGATGTACAGATGCCCGAAGTGGATGGTTTTGAAGCAACACGCCAGATAAGAGAAATAGAAAAAAGAAATAATAACACAACACCCATCCCCATCATAGCACTGACGGCAAACGCCATGAAAGGGGACAGGGAGAAATGCCTGGCGGCAGGCATGAATGCATATCTGAGCAAGCCCTTCACACCTTC encodes:
- the dxs gene encoding 1-deoxy-D-xylulose-5-phosphate synthase, which produces MPGKLLSRINDPSDLRKLKEEELPELCREIREFIIDEISHNPGHLGSSLGAVEQAVAIHYVFDTPYDKLIWDVGHQAYAHKILTGRKDVFHTNRTLGGISGFPKIKESEYDAFGTGHSSTSISAALGMAVAAKLVDNNGRQHIAVIGDGAMTGGMAMEALNNTGVSKSNILVILNDNGIAIDNNVGAMREYLVDITTSKAYNKLKDKVWYLLGGGTKYGKNTRAIVRQISNAFKSTLLNKSNLFEAFGFRYFGPIDGHDVIHLVKILKDLKRIQGPKLLHVITTKGKGLKQAEENQTQYHSPGKFDRNTGEIIKNPCPEKQPPKYQTVFGRTIVELAEQNDRIVGITPAMPTGSSLNIMMEKMPDRAFDVGIAEQHAVTFSAGLAAHGMIPFCNIYSTFMQRAYDQLIHDVALQELHVVFCLDRGGIVGEDGATHQGVFDLAYLRAIPNITIASPMNEEELRNMMYTAQLPESRTFAIRYPKGRGVMTEWKTSFSKLEPGKGRKIRNGKDIAVISIGHPGNFVVSAAQILEKDNISIAHYDMRYLKPIDEDILREVCENFENVITVEDGTIVGGLGSTVLEYMADHGCMKNLRRLGVADKFLEQGSQEELYRICGFDPEGIARAVKEMLHKK
- a CDS encoding FIST C-terminal domain-containing protein; this translates as MKSISFAVQSPVELEKKLKELIPQAIRPTLAISFCSVKTGIREVAGIFGSAGIPVFGSSSCGEILAGTDDQAIYEQSIVVSLIEIAEAHFRLKAFSQEETGSFSMGEQIGHWAGKTFDNPVVLIVASGLKTDGQQLVKGILEKAGKQTVMFGGLAGDDGLFEKTFVFSDTEILDNGANVLVLDGDHIIVNGLATSGWIGLGKDLTVTRSEGNIVYSIDNEPALEVYKKYLNVRDEDLPAIGVEYPLMIRRSETDHSLRAVMEVEKKNKALIFAGTVPQGSIVRFSSSPGFEVMETTKEKIYDFFLENPETDILLIFSCMARHLALGPVITEELTYATELWKTPMTGFFTYGEIGTNKNKTCDFYNQTYTLVVIKEK
- a CDS encoding cysteine desulfurase translates to MSFDIQKIRSQFPILEEKINGYPLVYFDNAATTQKPLRVIQRLVDYYSRENCNIHRGVHFLSQEATRAFEETREKVRQFVNAGKKEEIIFTKGTTEAINMVASSFGNKSLQEGDEVLISAMEHHSNLVPWQFACNHRKAHLKIIPINFRGEIIMEEYIKMLGPKTKIVALAHVSNALGTINPVKEMISLAHEKGIPVLIDGAQASAHLKVDVSDLDCDFYCFSGHKMYAPMGAGVLYGKEKLLNFMDPYQGGGEMVDTVTFEETIYNEIPFKFEAGTPNVESILGLGEAIDFLCETGLEEAAHYENKLLDYATGKLNEIEGLEIYGRAEKKSSILSFLLEDIHPYDTGAILDQMGIAVRTGHHCAQPVMDWFNIPGTVRVSLALYNTHEEIDRLVNGLFQVKKMLG
- a CDS encoding SufE family protein; this translates as MEEDIRNNIKQIIEDFSGFDDWMDKYNLLIEMGKSIPLIPPQFKNKSNLISGCQSRVWLHAKYDSGRVYFFADSDAVITRGIISLLIKALDGKTPDEILNTELDFIDKIGLKDHLSPTRSNGLVSMIKQMKLYALAFKAKEQSEEKKS
- a CDS encoding Na+/H+ antiporter NhaC family protein — encoded protein: MKFFLKLIFLFSLHSFSLLSQAQDAIKPSQQDEMVRIEIPPIVMKNIPVEIKVIADTSIVRSLKDTVITAIAGGKNIELQFKGGTALFRHTFHHKEEVVIQSDEFTAHKTVTPIPLWMSILPPLIAILFALMFREVFSALFIGLLVGTTLIAWYQGSSFIIAIFQGVFMLVDTYILQALFDTDHLSIIIFSMMIGGMVNLITRNGGMKGVVNILSRYATTSRSGQFVTWLMGILIFFDDYANTLVVGNTMRPMTDRLRISREKLAYLVDSTAAPVAAIAFVTTWIGAELSYIQDGIDTLGLNQTPYSVFINSLAYSFYPVFTLVFILFLIARKSDYGPMFKAEQYVRRTGEIRNDSANTFSNNLNELEVAENIRARWFNAVIPVLVIIVGTVSGLLYTGWDSTLWNNPDIGYAHKVSLIIGESDSYKALLWSSLSGVLVALLLTLSQRIMTLKNSIDSLINGFRTMLTAILILVLAWSIALVTEHLHTADFISNTMLEIALSPYLVPALTFILAALVSFSTGSSWGTMAILYPLILPASWLIAKDWGLDHGTCLAIFYNVVSAVLAGSVLGDHCSPISDTTILSSLASSCNHIEHVRTQLPYALTVGVVSIVAGTIPAAYGVPSWILFPAGLVILYLVVRLAGRKTEVFKLEENHYK
- a CDS encoding response regulator, whose translation is MMESALEKLMNSIASLENADDFLHAKEVVMQHIRRIQQEGQILNFKYERLLKDKDVLSSLLKRTTDDLNEVLSELRNRAEELDTLLSTIPAFVYFKDRNLRYIHVNKTFADFVGIPLQKIIGKSVEEILPQYKGKQYSYTELEKNVIKEGIPRYNIDEILQQGNKTVFLSTNLAPYRDNQGNISGLVGISWDITERKNYETELRKAKEQAEAGTKAKSEFLANMSHEIRTPMNGIIGMAGILSQSNLSNDQRENLDILVSSTKSLLSLVNDILDISKIEAGKVELDHIRFYPEEILKDIENILKIRAGEKNLELKTELDPCMPVALEGDPFRLKQVILNLANNAVKFTQEGFVHIRIRCLQKDLKRVTICCEVEDSGIGIPMERQGNIFELFTQVDASTTKIYGGTGLGLSIAKQLVHLMGGKISVESHPGKGSMFWFTLPLSIGKEEKTVSPEPAIAVNTSTQNKSLKILLAEDNEVNQKIIQFSLNREGHKVEIAKNGQEAIERYSVNHYDLVLMDVQMPEVDGFEATRQIREIEKRNNNTTPIPIIALTANAMKGDREKCLAAGMNAYLSKPFTPSELIQAIMEADI
- a CDS encoding SUF system Fe-S cluster assembly protein produces the protein MSMANKRELELKIVETLRNVFDPEIPVNIYDLGMIYEIRINDEGHAFILMTLTSPNCPVADSLPQEVKEKINDIPGLTSAEVEITFEPPWSQDMMSEEAKLELGFL
- the sufD gene encoding Fe-S cluster assembly protein SufD, with amino-acid sequence MAGNPNTILYGQLLDAFSEHRESILAGNPAPVAEIRSKAIESFRKQGFPTNRMENWRNTDLSPTLSKTYKMLFDPTKEDINLSNIFRCRIHDLDTDQISLMNGWYIREGGMLEEHPNGMISGSLAAAMKKYPELVAEHFSRYANPDKDGFTALNTAFAQDGFFLYIPDNVEVDTPIQMVSIINWNEDLMVQTRNLIILGKNSRLTLVHCDDSTNQQAIFKNSVTEVHMAEDSVLDHYKLQNLNNQSSLINSTFFHQEAGSRLTSNLVTLNGGLLRNYTQVTLNGRGAGADIYGVYLMDRNQHIDNQVYVDHAQPDCYSNELFKGILDEEASAVFNGHILVRKDAQRTNAYQNNRNILMTDTARANAKPFLEIYADDVKCSHGATVGQLDPQQLFYLRSRGICEANARLLLLYAFTAEVISKISIHPLRERIDDMVKQRLRGELAICDTCALHCEGPKKEIIFDIDMSKI